The Helianthus annuus cultivar XRQ/B chromosome 15, HanXRQr2.0-SUNRISE, whole genome shotgun sequence genomic sequence TACATATCCATATTTCAATAGTTGCAATACACTAACCGGGTTTCGTTTCGACTACGCGATTACTTGCGACGCTTCACGGTCattgaggagggtagaataggtcctctctCTATGTCATCGTGAACGTTATTGTGTGTTTTGAGTAATGAGTTGCACTGCGACGCATCACAGCtaaggagggtagaattggtactcactcgacatcttcgtggttgtcagcaagtgcATAGTGATGTGATAGTGATAAAATATGCGATAATATGCGAAAATGTTGCGAtatagcgatgtatgcgatatagatacattatgatctgaatttctggtgctaggcgtaacgagtgtaacgagtagtaacaatgcACGAACGTGCAGGTTGTTACAGATATCGTTCGATGCAACTTTCAAGAAAAATAGGTAAGTGtttcaagacaaacatgtttttatttattttcgcATGTTATATGATTTCCTAAACTTGCAATATCGCATGTGTAGACATTGAAGAGTTGGTGTTGAATATATCGCATGTTATACTGTATATTTTCGCATGTGATATCTGTCCATTTCGCATGTTACAGTGTGTATTTCGCATGTGTTTGttcaggtacaagatggtgtttgttccgttCACTGGAATTGATAACCACTGTCGAAATGTAACCCTTGGAGCTGGGTTTTTGTCATCGGAGAGCATTGAATCCTATAAATGGCTTCTGAATTCATTCATAAAGTCATTTGGTCGGCAGCCAAAGGTTGTAGTGATGGACCAAGACCCTGctatgaaacaggctattgaggaggttttTTCTACCAGTAGACACCgattgtgcatgtggcacataatgaaaaaagtggcagataaggtatAGCATGCTATATTATCTTTTGTTAGCGTTTTTTTATAATATAGATTTTGTTATAGGCTGACATAAAAAGCATTTATCGGTATAGGTTGGACACGAGTTGTGCAATAACgatgagtttaaaaggaggatgtgcgacATTGTATGGATTGATTCCATTGAGCCTGAAGAGTTCGAgagacagtggaagttggtgatgATTGAGTTCGGTCTCACAGAAAACAAATGGATTCATGATATGTTTTCGATGAGAAACATGTGGATTCCGGCTTTTTACCGGCATGAGCCCATGTCTGGTCTCATGCAAACAACTTCGAGATTAAGGAGCGAGAATCATTTTTTTTGCCAGGTGTCAAATTCACAACTCACTCTtgtagagtttatgaatcattttgacGGTGCAATGGATGTCCAAAGGTTTAATCATAGAAAgaatgatcatatttcaagatataccGAGCCTGCTGATTGGAGCGAAACTACTTTGGAAAATGATGCTGCTAAGATCTACACCAGGTCTATATTCTTTGATCAGCAAATAGAGATTCATGGAACAATTTCCGAATGTCTGCCAATGGACACCAAAATCGAGGGTCCACAGATCAGGATATTGTTGAAAGACTTTAAAGCCCATGGAGATGGTTTATTAGAGGTATTATAGCATATATAGTTCAAACATGCGATTTTGAAAACCTATATGCGAATTTAAATTTCAGAACATGATTTTGCAATATGCGATTTTGATGTACGTATGCGATTTTAAATTTATACAATTAAATGATTTttagacatgcgaaattgttaatttacacatgcgattttagtttttaatatatatttttcctttTGGTTTTCTtaggtgtggttcaagaatcttgaaaatgatgtaactgcacagtgtagctgtttgcattttgagcagtatgggctgctttgtaaacacatctattttcttttcaagatgtttggtgttaaagaaataccaaacaaatatgttatgaagatatggacaaagGATGTGGTGCCGAATGAAATAAATGTGAAGTACAATTTAAGGGTGGGTGACAAGGATGTGCAACACAAGGCTAAACAGATTGCtcgtgaaatcatccacacaggggagtatttggttagcaatttgatttccgaccttgatcaacttgttttagtgagggatcaaattatgcagcttaaagagagagttgatcagagtcgtataaccaagcaacttgatccaaaatttgaCAGATTTTCCAAGTTGATTGGATAtcaacaaccagtaactaatgcTCCTCCTACTGTCCATGTGCCGGCTGGTATGAGAAACAAAGGTCGTGGCTCGCATAAAAGGATTAAATCcaagaaggaacaaatgatcagccgcaaaggaaaaaggtcaaggacatgtagtgtatgcaatgaaaaaggtCATGATATTCGGACTTGCGAGATACTGAAAGGCAAACAACAATGCAAACaacaaaagaagaagatgaagggcgTCCAGATTGAAATAGATCCCAGAGACAAAGACAACGAGGAGGAAGACGATGAAGAGGAATATGAGTTTGAAGATTACAGTAGTGATGATGGCACTGAAGAAGAAGATTAGTGGGAAGAGGTTTCagaagatgatgaggaagattaatttttttaaatgtaaatgcgattttatacgaaacacatgcgattttatattcaTCTGTTTATATCATTTTTCATGCAATTTTAGTAtatacacatgcgattttatatgcaTCAGTTTATAATTAGTCTTACATGTGATTTCACTTTTAGTACATGCAATTTTGAGTTATCTTGTTTTCTTGTGACAAAGATGTCTAAACCATTCATGCAATTTTATATTATAATCAAGCATAAGATGTGTTCAAAAcatgtacccaaaatataaaatAGTTGTTCTTGTCTAATACAGCTACAACCATAAAACGATTAAACAAAAATTTAGTTACTTGAAGCAAAGATTTTGTCACGTTCAGCAGAGTtgaactccatcttctccttcacAGTGTTTAGAGCATCTTTCAGGAAAAagaaggctaagtcatcagctcgAGATTGCTGCTTTATGTGATTCAAAGCCGCGTCTCTAAAGCTTGATGGTGGTTCTTTAAGTAGTCTCTCCCACatctcttgatttttcttgatttcttcaagaattttcccctgcacatcaagaatcaaatgagaagaggtgacatcagtgcttatttctgtcaacgtgcgagttgacaatagctcttttattgcaatgttttttattttttctgaatcttcagatgccattttttgtgggtgtgttgtgtgtgtttttgtgttctatgtcttaatatggaaggtagttacttgggtattttatattaaaatagtaaatttattatgtaggtagggtggtaagttcagtagtatttattgtaaaattgatcattacatgtcaaattGCAGTCACATCGGtaataaattaagttttttttatataaattagttaatttttatttattttagttattaattcgtaatttttttttgcattttttaggACAAAGTAATTTGAAAGTATTAGCAGCATTTTATTCAAAATCGCATTTGATTCTAAAACGAATTCGCAAACTTTAAGAAATCTCAAAGATAATTAACTTTTTTggaaatcgcatgtgtaaaagCATGAATTTGCAAACTATAAGAAATTTCAAAgattattaactttttttttgaaatcgcatgtgtaaaatCATGAATTCGCACATCATTAAGACATCTTAAACATATTACCTTTTTTGTGTAATCGCATATAATGTTATAGGATTTCGCAAACTTTACAAAAAACACGACCTTTCTTTTTGTTTGAAATGTTTTTCGCACGTTTTATATGTATTTCgcatattttatttgattttcatCCTGCATCATCTTATTCGATAGACGGTCTATCGATTTGTTTCAGTTCTGAACTTCCAAATTCAGTAGAAGTTCATTTCGCAGAGAGGAATTGGTGAATAAGAATTGATCGATTTTTATTACTTTTTGGATTTTCGAATACGATTTTGAATAAGAATCTTACGGTATGATTTTGAGGTTTTGGGTGCTGATTATCAGGGGTTTTTGATTTCGTAATGGAagattttaaccttggcggtttcataaatatattttaatttgattaatttaatagtTAAGCACGGGGTTTAATTGAGATGATCTGACGGTTGTGGttatagcgtacgtaatgtacgattagGCATATTATattgtatgataaccggcctctatgtatatatatatatatatatatatatatatatatatatatatatatatctaaaatacAATTCTAGAATTACTAAACATGACAAATTCTTAGAAATATCAATTTAATAGGTTTTAATATTTTGTAAATGCCAAAAATTAGACAAATTCATTAAAttaatctaattatatatatatatatatatatatatatatatatatatatatatatatatatcagatttAATGATTATCacatattttaatttaatataataacTTTTATAAAGGAATTTATTTGTTTGACAATTTTACTAATTCTTTAATTACACAAGAATTATAAAAAATTCCATAAAAAAATCTATTGCACTTATATAATCTGTAATTTTTTTATAGAATTTATTTGTGATAATCTTGTTTTTCAATGATTAAAACTTGTAATAACCATAATAAATCCAATTTAAATTTAAAGATTCCCAAAAATTAtagaaaatttataaaaattccaTAATATTATATAATGTATACTAGTCAGTAAAAAT encodes the following:
- the LOC118487479 gene encoding protein FAR-RED ELONGATED HYPOCOTYL 3-like; amino-acid sequence: MGRQQENDWVNLELMGGTVKRLIGPLYIVGGVTKMLNQRLGRRFEVFLQGTYEKMNGDCLKCEKTEADSVKLLKDVESLTLENDTLKIKKKADNERILELCLNYEKLKSENDKLLKDLNNIEELVLNISHVILYKMVFVPFTGIDNHCRNVTLGAGFLSSESIESYKWLLNSFIKSFGRQPKVVVMDQDPAMKQAIEEVFSTSRHRLCMWHIMKKVADKVGHELCNNDEFKRRMCDIVWIDSIEPEEFERQWKLVMIEFGLTENKWIHDMFSMRNMWIPAFYRHEPMSGLMQTTSRLRSENHFFCQVSNSQLTLVEFMNHFDGAMDVQRFNHRKNDHISRYTEPADWSETTLENDAAKIYTRSIFFDQQIEIHGTISECLPMDTKIEGPQIRILLKDFKAHGDGLLEILKGKQQCKQQKKKMKGVQIEIDPRDKDNEEEDDEEEYEFEDYSSDDGTEEED